One stretch of Armigeres subalbatus isolate Guangzhou_Male chromosome 2, GZ_Asu_2, whole genome shotgun sequence DNA includes these proteins:
- the LOC134209946 gene encoding cuticle protein 16.5-like, with amino-acid sequence MFAKVSIVAVCLLVAAVSAKPHVLTPAVAGPAFVTAQSSQVFARTYNGIVPVAVAAPAVPAAVAPPHFHVPAPSFAAFYVPQAPALFSYAVYSPAPAVAAAVPAVPAVPAVAAAPAVVATPAAAKLVAAAPVAKVVAPVRTAPYLTTIRYRSVVV; translated from the exons ATGTTCGCCAAGGTG TCCATCGTTGCTGTTTGCCTTTTGGTAGCTGCGGTCAGTGCCAAGCCGCACGTTCTAACCCCGGCAGTGGCAGGACCTGCGTTTGTCACTGCACAGAGCTCCCAGGTGTTTGCCCGAACCTACAACGGAATTGTTCCAGTAGCAGTAGCCGCCCCAGCCGTCCCAGCAGCAGTCGCACCACCACATTTCCACGTCCCTGCACCGTCTTTCGCCGCATTCTATGTGCCGCAAGCTCCGGCACTGTTCTCCTATGCGGTGTACTCTCCAGCGCCAGCAGTGGCTGCTGCGGTTCCGGCGGTTCCAGCAGTTCCCGCAGTTGCAGCTGCTCCTGCTGTGGTGGCCACTCCAGCCGCTGCCAAGTTGGTGGCCGCTGCTCCCGTGGCAAAAGTGGTGGCACCTGTGCGAACGGCACCTTACCTTACAACCATTCGTTATCGCTCGGTTGTAGTCTAG